The following are encoded in a window of Alosa sapidissima isolate fAloSap1 chromosome 10, fAloSap1.pri, whole genome shotgun sequence genomic DNA:
- the LOC121721038 gene encoding uncharacterized protein LOC121721038, producing MVEDVHQWAEKASVANSPLQDKIESLFLSIKQRKMDLYRHNDTNKFRNRIRKKIEGDRMTLKRLILQYNSTPLVEQLDIGGVMANLASNAPAVQLWPWSGGDTCNLLEKKKVFDVAMARLRLEEEKAILEGEMAQHSASLKAEAEAVRREIHAHRCRDSLDETCSHLCLLRSKLAQLQKHLEVVCQAYMSNAAVVDPNDNEEQWMTNDTDEDESGGDSDGNNDEECY from the exons ATGGTTGAGGATGTTCACCAATGGGCAGAGAAGG CTTCTGTAGCAAACAGTCCTCTTCAGGACAAAATTGAGAGCCTCTTCCTCTCCATTAAACAAAGGAAAATGGACCTGTACCGACACAATG ATACCAACAAATTCAGGAACAGAATCCGGAAAAAAATTGAAGGAGATAGAATGACCTTAAAAAGACTGATTCTGCAGTACAATTCCACACCTCTGGTGGAACAGTTGGATATAGGAGGTGTTATGGCCAACTTAGCCAGCAATGCTCCTGCTGTACAGCTATGGCCATGGAGTGGAGGAG ATACATGCAACCTTCTTGAGAAAAAGAAAGTCTTTGATGTGGCCATGGCAAGACTGCGCTTGGAAGAGGAGAAAGCCAttttggagggagagatggcccAACACTCAGCCTCACTCAAAGCAGAGGCAGAAGCAGTGAGGAGGGAAATACATGCCCATAGATGTAGAG ACTCCCTAGATGAAACATGTAGCCATCTCTGTCTGTTAAGGTCAAAGTTGGCCCAACTCCAAAAACATTTAGAGGTGGTCTGCCAGGCATACATGTCAAACGCAGCAGTAGTGGACCCCAATGATAATGAGGAACAATGGATGACAAATGACACAGACGAAGATGAAAGCGGTGGAGACAGTGATGGCAATAACGATGAAGAATGTTATTAA